One window from the genome of Grus americana isolate bGruAme1 chromosome 2, bGruAme1.mat, whole genome shotgun sequence encodes:
- the HTR5A gene encoding 5-hydroxytryptamine receptor 5A — MEHPLNLSCFTDMTPDTGNQSRSSTGPDGGQVHLSVFSVLVLTLLAMLVVATFLWNGLVLATILRVRTFHRVPHNLVASMAISDVMVAALVMPLSLVHELSGRRWRLGRLLCQVWISFDVLCCTASIWNVTAIALDRYWSITRHLEYTLRIRRRISNIMIALTWALSAFISLAPLLFGWGETYSEDSEECQVSQEPSYTIFSTFGAFYLPLCVVLFVYWKIYKAAKFRIGSRNSNSITPITPEALEVKEAAQQPQMVFTVRHATVTFQTDGDTWREQKEKKAALMVGILIGVFVLCWIPFFITELINPLCSCDIPPIWKSIFLWLGYSNSFFNPLIYTAFNKNYNNAFRNLFFRQH, encoded by the exons ATGGAGCACCCGCTCAACCTCAGCTGCTTCACCGATATGACACCAGACACCGGCAACCAGAGCAGGTCCTCCACCGGCCCGGATGGCGGCCAGGTGCATCTCTCCGTCTTCAGCGTGCTGGTCCTCACCCTGTTGGCCATGCTGGTGGTGGCCACGTTCCTCTGGAACGGGTTGGTCCTGGCCACCATCCTCCGAGTGCGCACTTTCCACCGGGTGCCCCACAACCTGGTGGCCTCCATGGCCATCTCCGATGTGATGGTGGCGGCCCTCGTCATGCCCCTCAGCCTGGTGCATGAGTTGTCTGGGAGGCGGTGGCGGCTGGGCCGGTTGCTCTGCCAGGTGTGGATCTCCTTTGATGTGCTGTGTTGCACCGCCAGCATCTGGAATGTCACGGCCATCGCTCTCGACCGCTACTGGTCCATCACCCGCCACCTGGAGTACACGCTCCGCATCCGGCGCCGCATCTCCAACATCATGATTGCCCTCACCTGGGCACTCTCTGCCTTCATCTCCTTGGCCCCGCTGCTCTTTGGCTGGGGAGAGACTTACTCAGAGGACAGCGAGGAGTGCCAAGTCAGCCAAGAGCCTTCCTACACCATCTTCTCCACCTTTGGCGCCTTCTACCTGCCCCTCTGCGTGGTACTCTTTGTGTACTGGAAGATCTACAAGGCCGCCAAGTTTCGAATTGGATCTCGGAATAGCAACTCCATCACCCCCATTACACCAGAAGCCCTGGAG GTAAAAGAAGCTGCCCAGCAGCCACAGATGGTCTTCACTGTCCGTCATGCCACTGTTACATTCCAGACGGATGGAGACACGTGGAgagagcagaaggagaagaaagctgCCCTCATGGTGGGCATCCTTATCGGGGTCTTCGTGCTCTGCTGGATCCCCTTCTTCATCACGGAGCTCATCAACCCCCTCTGCTCATGCGACATCCCACCCATTTGGAAGAGTATTTTTCTATGGCTAGGCTattcaaattccttttttaatccACTCATCTACACTGCTTTCAACAAAAACTACAACAATGCCTTCAGGAACCTATTCTTTAGACAGCATTGA